CACGCCGGCCAACTTCGAGCGCGGCGACTTCGACATCATGACCGCGCATGCCGGCAACCGGCTGGCGCAGGTGGACTATCCGCGCATGGTCGCCGGCGCGCTGGACGGCGGCTTCTGGGCGATCTACACCGACCAGGGCGACCGCAGCGCGCAGGCGCACCTGCACGATCGCGACGCCGGGCTGCAACGGTTGATGGCGATCCACGCGCTGCTCGCGGCGCACCCGCAGCAGTTCGGCCTGGCCACCACGCCGGCCGACGCGGCGCGGCTCAAGGCCGCCGGCAAGCGCGTGGTGTACCTGAGCATGGAGAACGCCAGCCCGCTGGTCGCCGATCCGACGCTGCTGCGCTTCTACCACGCGCAGGGCCTGCGGCTGATGGGCACCGCGCATTTCCTCAACAACGAGTTCGCCGATTCGGCCACCGACCCGAAGGGGCCGGAATGGCACGGCCTGAGCCCGGCCGGCCGCGAACTGGTGCGGCAGGCGCAGACGCTGGGCATCGTCATCGACCAGTCGCACGCCTCCGATGCGGTGTTCGACCAGCTGATCGCGCTGTCGCCGGTGCCGATCCTGCTCTCGCACAGCGGCGCGCGCGCGCTGCACGACCATCCGCGCAACATCGACGATGCGCGGCTGAAGGTGCTGGCCGCGCACGGCGGGGTGATCCAGCTCAATTCCTACGGCGGCTACCTGATCGACAACGGCGCCAGCCCCGAGCGCAAGGCCGCCGAGCAGGCGCTGCTCGCCAGATACGGCGGCTGGGAGCACCTGCAGTTGGCCGACGGGCTCAAGCTCGGCGAGGAGATAAAGGCGCTGGACGCCAGGTATCCGGTGCGGCAGGCGACGCTGGACGATTTCTTCGCGCACCTGGAGCACGTGCTGGCGCTGGTCGGCCCCGAGCACGTGGGCATCGGCATGGACTGGGACGGCGGCGGCGGCGTGGCCGGCATGGAGGACGTCGCCGACCTGCCCAAGATCACCGCCTGGCTGTTGCGCAAGGGCTACAGCGAGCGGCAGATCGCCGCGATCTGGGGCGGCAACGTGTTGCGGGTGATGCAGCAGGCGCAGGACTGGGCGGCGGCGCAGGCGCGCGCCGGAGCGCCCTGAAGGCCGCTGGGTGCAGGCCGCCTGGCGCCATGGCGTTGCGTCGTCGCGCCGCTGCCACCGCGTCTGGCCTGGCGCCGGCCGGCGGCCGAAGAACCATCCCGGCCATCGAACGGCGCAGTGCGGCATGCGCTGAACCGGCGGCACGGCATCGGCTAGCATCGGGGCGGCCATGAAGATCGTCATCGCACCGGATTCGTTCAAGGAAAGCCTGTCCGCGCTGGAGGCGGCCACGCAGATCGAGGCGGGGTTTCGCGAGGTGTTCCCGGCGTGGACCTACGTCAAGGTGCCGGTCGCCGACGGCGGCGAAGGCACGGTCGCGGCGCTGGTCGCGGCCACCGGCGGGCGCGTCGTCGGCCGCACCGTCAGCGGGCCGCTGGGCGCGCCGGTCGAGGCCTTCTTCGGCCTCGCCGGCGATGGCCGCACCGCCGTCGTCGAGATGGCCGCGGCGAGCGGGCTGGCGCTGCTGCCGCGGGCACGGCGCGACCCGCTCGCCGCCACCAGCTACGGTGTCGGCGAGCTGATCCTGGCGGCGCTGGACGCCGGCGCGCGGCGCATCGTGGTCGGCCTCGGCGGCAGCGCCAGCAACGATGGCGGTGCCGGCATGGCGCAGGCCCTGGGCGTGCGCCTGCTCGATGCGCAGGGCCATGCGCTCGCCGCCCGCCTCGGCGGCGGCGCGCTGGCGGCGCTGGCGCGGATCGATGCGAGCGGCCTGGATCCGCGCCTGCGGCACTGCGCGATCGAGGTCGCCTGCGATGTCGATACCCCGCTGACCGGGCCCGCCGGCGCCTCGGCGGTGTTCGGCCCGCAGAAGGGCGCCACGCCGGCGCTGGTCGCGCAGCTCGACGCCAACCTGCGCCATTACGCCACGGTGATCGAAGCCGACTTGGGCATCGCGGTCGCCGACGTGCGCGGCGGCGGGGCCGGCGGCGGCCTGGGCGCGGCGCTGGTCGCGTTCCTGGGCGCGCGGCTGCGCCCGGGCGCGGACCTGGTCGCCGACGCGCTGGGGCTGGAGGCGTTGGTGGCCGGCGCCGACCTGGTAATCACCGGCGAGGGCCGCCTCGACGGCCAGAGCGCGCACGGCAAGGCGCCGCTCGGCGTGGCCCGGGTCGCCAGGCGCCACGGCAAGCCGGTGATCGCGATCGCCGGCGGGCTGGGCGCCGGTGCGGCGTCGCTGCATGCGCATGGCGTCGCTGCGATGTTCGGCGCGGTGCAGCGCGCCTGCACGCTGGAGCAGGCGCTGGCCGAGGCGGCGGCGAACCTGCGCATGGCCGCCCGGAACGTGGCCGAGGCGATCCGGATCGGCCGCGACCTGGGGAACTGAGCGGCGCGCAAGCGCATGGCCGCCCCAGGCCGATGCGCGGGGCGGCGCCTGCCCTGCCTGCGCAGGACATCGGCCACGGCCCGATGCGCAATAGCTCCGCTGTGGCGCATCGCCGCCGAGCAGGCATGCCGACGGCGCCATTCGGATGCCGGCATGGCGGGGCTTCGCGCGTCCAACGCATCGTAGAAGGGTGTGCGGGTCGCAGCGTGCCGACCGGCGGACATTGGCGCTTCGGAGCCCTATTCAGCTACAATGAAAACGATTACAAAAGGGAATTGACCTCCATGAGCACCCAGAATCTCCCCGAGCGCGCGCCGCTCAGCCCGAAGTGGCAGTTCCGCTTCGATTTCTTCGACCGCCACGGCGGACCGACCTCGCCCGACTTCAAGCCGGCGTTCAAGGCCCTGTCGTTCGGCGAGCGGCTGAAGGTCAACATGAACTTCTTTGCGTTCTTCTTCGGCTGGATCTACTTCTTCATCCTCGGCCTGTGGCGCAAGGCGATCGTGCTGATCGCCATCTCGGTGCTGATCGGCGTGCTGTCGTTCTTCCTGCCGAAGGTCGTGGTCAACGGCCTGGGCGTGGCCTATTCGGTGCTGGTCGGCATGATCGCCAACTACGCCTACTACCTGGAAGTGAGGAAGGGCAGCACCAGCTGGAACCCCTTCGAAGGCATGCGCTGGTGGTAAGCGGGACGTAGCCGGGACTCGGGACTCGGGACCCGGAAAAGCGGCGCGGCGTTTGCCTTATGCTTTGCTCTTCCGGGCCCCCACTCCCCAGTCCCGAGTCCCCGCTTCAGGCTCTCCATGTCCCCACTCGCTTCCCAGGCCGATGCGGCACCCGCGGGCCTGTCCTCCGGCCTGATCGCGCTGTTCGCCGCCGCCTGCGGCCTGGCGGTGGCCAACATCTATTTCTCGCAACCGCTGATCGGCATCATCGCGCCGGAACTGCGCCTGCACGCGGGCCTGGCCGGGCTGATCGTGGCGCTGACCCAGCTCGGCTACGGCGCCGGCCTGCTGTTGCTGGTGCCGCTGGCCGACGTGGCCGAGAACCGGCGCCTGGCGATCGCGCTGCTGGGCGGAGTGGTGCTGGGCCTGCTCGGCATCGGCCTGTCGCAGTCGGCGGCCGGTTTCCTGATCGGCTCGTTCGTGGTCGGCGTGTGCGCGGTGGCCACGCAGATCCTGGTGCCGTTCGCCTCGCACCTGGCGCCGGAGGCCAGCCGCGGCCGCGTGGTCGGCACGGTGATGGGCGGGCTGCTGGCCGGCATCATGCTGGCGCGGCCGTTCTCCAGCTTCGTCGCCGCCACCCTGGGCTGGCGCGCGGTGTTCTTCCTGTCCGCCGGCATGATGCTGCTGCTGATGGCGGTGCTGCGCTGGCGCCTGCCGCAGCGCCGGCCCGCGCAGCGCGCGTCCTATGCGGCGGTGCTGGCCTCGCTGCCGCGCCTGTATGCCGCCACCCCGCTGCTGCGCCGGCGCGCGTTCTACCAGGGCATGATGTTCGCCGCGTTCAATGTGTTCTGGACCGGCTCGCCGCTGCTGCTGGCGCAGTCCTTCGGCATGGACCAGCGGCACATCGCGCTGTTCGCGCTGGCCGGCGCCGCCGGTGCCCTGGTCGCGCCGCTGGCCGGGCGCATGGCCGATCGCGGCTGGACTCGCCCGGCCACCGGCTGGGCGCTGGCCGCGGCGGCGCTGTCGTTCGGCATCGGCGCCTGGGCCGCGCACGCGCATGCGCTGGCGTGGCTCGTGGTCGCCGCGCTGGTGCTGGATGCGGCGGTGCAGGTCTGCCAGGTGCTCAGCCTGCGCAGCATCTACATGCTGGCGCCGGAGCAGCGCGGCCGGCTCAACGGCCTGTTCATGACCTCGGTGTTCCTGTGCGGCGCCACCGGCTCGGTGCTGGCCGCGGCGGTGTTCGCCTACGCCGGCTGGCCGGGGCTGTCGCTGCTCGGCGCCGGCTTCGGCACGGCCGCGCTGCTGTTCTACTTCAGCGAGTTCAGGCGGGCAGCGGCGCCGGCGCATTGAGCGCGTGCCGGTGCCTTCTGCTTGGATCGGATGAAGCTCGCATCCGTTCCGAGGCATGCGTTTATCGCAACCGGCAGGCCGCGGCCGGGAAATTTGTCCCTTCTCCCACCGGGAGAAGGTGCCCCGAAGAGGCGGATGAGGGCACGGGCGAAGCCTCGGGCATCCCGATTCCGCGAGACGCTTCGTGCCGTACCCTCACCCCAACCGCTCTCCCGGGAGAGGGGCTGAGCGTGGCGGTGTTACCTCTTCCAGAACTGCCATTTCGGCGCCGGCTTGGCCGCCGCCGCCGTGGCGGCTTGCTGCGGCGCCAGGCTGCCTTGCAGTCGGGCCAGGCGGCCCAGCGCATCGAAGTCGAGCGTGATCCGGCTGCCGTCGCGCATGGCGACGGTCTGTCCGGGCTCGCGCCGCAGCGCATACCCCTGGTCCTCGAGAAAGCCCTCGGCCATCGTCCGGTGGTCGAGCGGGAACTGCGCGACCAACTGCCCGAGCAAGCGCAGCACGCGCGCATCGTCGCAGGGCGCGAACACGGCGGCGGGCACGTCCTCGAGCAGGAAGAACAGCGCGCCGCCTCGATACGGGCCGCGGTAGTAGCACCGCGCGCTCAGCGCGGCGGCGAGCAGGGCCAGCATGTGGCCGTCGTCGTCCAGCGGCAGCGACGCGGTGGCCAGCTCGGCCGGTCCCTCGCGCTCGCCGCGTTCGCGCAAGGCATTCGCCGCGACCAACAGGTTGTCCGGCAGATTGCTGGCGGTGTTGGCCCAGGCCCACAGCCAACTGGCACTGTCCTCGGCGGCGCTGCCCAGCAACTGCACCGGGAAGTGCAGGTCGTCGCCGAAGTGCGCGATCCCTTCGGCCAGATCCAGGCTCCAGCCGCGCTCGCCGAGCAGGTCGGCCAGCGCCAGTTGGCGGGCGAAGGCGGTACCGATGTGGCGCGCCAGGGTGGTCTGGAAGGCCGGCGTCACGGCCGCGGCGCCTCGCGCTGCAGCAGGCTGTGGCGACGCCCGTACAGCAGATAGGCGGCCACGCCGATCGCGTTCCACAACGCGAACCATTTCTGCGTGGTGTGTGGCAGGCTCCAGAAGAGGTACAGGCAGCCGCCGATCGCCAGCGGCGCGACCACCCAGGCCAGCGGCGTGCGGAACTTGCGCACGCGGTCCGGTTCGCGCACGCGCAGCACCAGCAGGCACGCGGCCACCGCGATGAACGCGGCCAGGGTGCCGGCATTGGCCAGTGCGGCGATCTCGTCCAGCCGCGCCACCCCGGCCAGCGCCGCCACCAGCAGCGCGGTGAACAGCGTGGTCGCCACCGGCGTGCCGGTGCGCGCGCTGACCTTGGACAGCCCGCGCGGCAGCAATCCGTCGCGCGACATCACGAAGAAGATCCGGCTCTGCCCGTACAGGAACGCCAGCAGCACTGTCGGCAGCGCGATCACCGCGGCCGCGGCGATCAGCGTCGCCGCCTTGCCCTGGCCGAGTTCGCGCAGGATCAGCGCCAGCGGCTCGGCGCTCTGCCCGAACACCGTGTAGCTCATCGCGCCGACTGCCGACAGCGCCACCAGCACGTAGATCAGCGTGCAGCCGACCATCGAGCCGAGGATGCCGATCGCCAGGTCGCGCTCGGGCTTCTTGGTCTCCTCGGCCGCGGTGGAGATCGCGTCGAAGCCGTAGAAGGCGAAGAAGATGATCGCCGCGGCGGCCATCACCCCGCGTTCGACGCCGTCGGCGCCCATCGACTTGGCGAAGCCGAACGGCATGAACGGCTCCATCCGCGCGCTGTCGAAATGCGGCAGCGCGATCACCACGAACACGGTCAGGGCGATGATCTTCACCGCCACCAGCACCGCGTTGACCGTGGCGCTGGCCTGGGTGCCGAGCATCAGCATGCCGGCGACCACGAAGGTGATCAGCACCGCCGGCAGGTTGACCACGCCGCCGGCGTGCGGCCCGGCGGTCAGCCACAGCGGCAGGTCCACGCCCACGCCCTTGAGGAAGCCCACCGCATAGCCGGACCAGCCCACCGCCACCGTGCTGACCACCAGCGAGTACTCCAGGATCAGGCTCCAGCCGACCACCCAGGCGATGCTCTCGCCGAGCGCGATGTAGCTGTAGGTGTAGGCGCTGCCGGCGGCCGGCATCAGCGTGGCCATCTCCGCGTAGGCCAGCGCGGCGCAGGCGCAGATCGCCCCGGCCACCGCGAAGGACAGCAGCACCGCCGGCCCGGCCAGGTGCGCGCCGACTCCGATCAGGGTGTAGATGCCGGTGCCGACGATCGCGCCGATGCCCAGCGCCACCAGATGCGGCCAGCTCAGCGTAGGCACCAGCCGGCGCCCGGCTTCGTGGACGGTGACCAGATCGAGCGACTTGCGCCGGAACAGGAACGACATGCGGGCCTCGGGGAACGACAGGACAAGCCCGCGAGTGTCGC
The Xanthomonas sp. AM6 DNA segment above includes these coding regions:
- a CDS encoding DUF6882 domain-containing protein gives rise to the protein MTPAFQTTLARHIGTAFARQLALADLLGERGWSLDLAEGIAHFGDDLHFPVQLLGSAAEDSASWLWAWANTASNLPDNLLVAANALRERGEREGPAELATASLPLDDDGHMLALLAAALSARCYYRGPYRGGALFFLLEDVPAAVFAPCDDARVLRLLGQLVAQFPLDHRTMAEGFLEDQGYALRREPGQTVAMRDGSRITLDFDALGRLARLQGSLAPQQAATAAAAKPAPKWQFWKR
- a CDS encoding DUF2628 domain-containing protein gives rise to the protein MSTQNLPERAPLSPKWQFRFDFFDRHGGPTSPDFKPAFKALSFGERLKVNMNFFAFFFGWIYFFILGLWRKAIVLIAISVLIGVLSFFLPKVVVNGLGVAYSVLVGMIANYAYYLEVRKGSTSWNPFEGMRWW
- a CDS encoding glycerate kinase, translating into MKIVIAPDSFKESLSALEAATQIEAGFREVFPAWTYVKVPVADGGEGTVAALVAATGGRVVGRTVSGPLGAPVEAFFGLAGDGRTAVVEMAAASGLALLPRARRDPLAATSYGVGELILAALDAGARRIVVGLGGSASNDGGAGMAQALGVRLLDAQGHALAARLGGGALAALARIDASGLDPRLRHCAIEVACDVDTPLTGPAGASAVFGPQKGATPALVAQLDANLRHYATVIEADLGIAVADVRGGGAGGGLGAALVAFLGARLRPGADLVADALGLEALVAGADLVITGEGRLDGQSAHGKAPLGVARVARRHGKPVIAIAGGLGAGAASLHAHGVAAMFGAVQRACTLEQALAEAAANLRMAARNVAEAIRIGRDLGN
- a CDS encoding dipeptidase: MTLHTLCLSVSLALAAALPAHAVDFSKAELARATALQQRLLTLDSHLDTPANFERGDFDIMTAHAGNRLAQVDYPRMVAGALDGGFWAIYTDQGDRSAQAHLHDRDAGLQRLMAIHALLAAHPQQFGLATTPADAARLKAAGKRVVYLSMENASPLVADPTLLRFYHAQGLRLMGTAHFLNNEFADSATDPKGPEWHGLSPAGRELVRQAQTLGIVIDQSHASDAVFDQLIALSPVPILLSHSGARALHDHPRNIDDARLKVLAAHGGVIQLNSYGGYLIDNGASPERKAAEQALLARYGGWEHLQLADGLKLGEEIKALDARYPVRQATLDDFFAHLEHVLALVGPEHVGIGMDWDGGGGVAGMEDVADLPKITAWLLRKGYSERQIAAIWGGNVLRVMQQAQDWAAAQARAGAP
- a CDS encoding MFS transporter; amino-acid sequence: MSPLASQADAAPAGLSSGLIALFAAACGLAVANIYFSQPLIGIIAPELRLHAGLAGLIVALTQLGYGAGLLLLVPLADVAENRRLAIALLGGVVLGLLGIGLSQSAAGFLIGSFVVGVCAVATQILVPFASHLAPEASRGRVVGTVMGGLLAGIMLARPFSSFVAATLGWRAVFFLSAGMMLLLMAVLRWRLPQRRPAQRASYAAVLASLPRLYAATPLLRRRAFYQGMMFAAFNVFWTGSPLLLAQSFGMDQRHIALFALAGAAGALVAPLAGRMADRGWTRPATGWALAAAALSFGIGAWAAHAHALAWLVVAALVLDAAVQVCQVLSLRSIYMLAPEQRGRLNGLFMTSVFLCGATGSVLAAAVFAYAGWPGLSLLGAGFGTAALLFYFSEFRRAAAPAH
- a CDS encoding amino acid permease → MSFLFRRKSLDLVTVHEAGRRLVPTLSWPHLVALGIGAIVGTGIYTLIGVGAHLAGPAVLLSFAVAGAICACAALAYAEMATLMPAAGSAYTYSYIALGESIAWVVGWSLILEYSLVVSTVAVGWSGYAVGFLKGVGVDLPLWLTAGPHAGGVVNLPAVLITFVVAGMLMLGTQASATVNAVLVAVKIIALTVFVVIALPHFDSARMEPFMPFGFAKSMGADGVERGVMAAAAIIFFAFYGFDAISTAAEETKKPERDLAIGILGSMVGCTLIYVLVALSAVGAMSYTVFGQSAEPLALILRELGQGKAATLIAAAAVIALPTVLLAFLYGQSRIFFVMSRDGLLPRGLSKVSARTGTPVATTLFTALLVAALAGVARLDEIAALANAGTLAAFIAVAACLLVLRVREPDRVRKFRTPLAWVVAPLAIGGCLYLFWSLPHTTQKWFALWNAIGVAAYLLYGRRHSLLQREAPRP